The following proteins are encoded in a genomic region of Emys orbicularis isolate rEmyOrb1 chromosome 19, rEmyOrb1.hap1, whole genome shotgun sequence:
- the LOC135891791 gene encoding keratin, type II cytoskeletal 5-like yields the protein MYLQPCTPSTGGSRRSYSSCSAIGAGGGGGGRVRSSYSSYSSRGYGGGGRCAGFGSRSLHGLGGGPRISYGGGFGCRGGGFGGGYGGGAGGYGGGAGGFGGGPCGFGGGAGGFGGGAGGFGGGAGGFGGGVGFGGPGFGPGFGPGFGPGRPGQPGGIQPVHVDPSLLQPVNVEIDPHIQQVKTQEKEQIKVLNNQFAVFIDKVRFLEQQNKVLVTKWELLQQQGGTIIRKDLSPLFENFIQTLRRRLDGLQNQKGQLQSELENMQQYVEEYKRKYEDEINKRTAAENEFVVLKKDVDNAYMVKVELETRVQGLTDEINFLRFVFEEELSQLQTISRDLSVVVSMDNNRHLDLDGIIQEVRNQYEIIAQRSRAEAEAWYQSRYEELQSTAGRHGDNLRNTKTEIQELTRSIQRMRAEIESVKKQIANLQSAIAEAEEKGELALKDARTKLDELEHALQKDKGDLANLLKEYQDLLNVKLALDIEIAMYRKLLEGEESRIAGGGHVNVSVIGGGGSGGVIGGGFGGGSGGGICGGGFGGGSIGFGGGSGGFGGGSGGGICGGGFGGGGGFSGGSGVVVCGGGYGGRTVGGGGFSSGSGRGYGGGGSGICSSGGSSVVRRCTTSFSTKSGSGGY from the exons ATGTATCTCCAGCCGTGCACGCCGTCTACTGGAGGCAGCAGAAGGAGCTACAGCTCATGCTCTGCCATTGgtgctggtggaggaggggggggcagaGTCAGGAGTAGCTACAGCTCCTATTCCTCCAGGGGCTATGGAGGTGGCGGACGCTGTGCAGGGTTTGGCAGCAGGAGTTTGCATGGTCTAGGCGGAGGTCCAAGGATTTCTTACGGTGGAGGATTTGGGTGCAGAGGTGGTGGCTTTGGTGGTGGCTATGGAGGTGGAGCGGGCGGCTATGGAGGTGGAGCGGGCGGCTTTGGAGGAGGACCGTGTGGCTTTGGAGGAGGAGCGGGCGGCTTTGGAGGAGGAGCGGGCGGCTTTGGAGGAGGAGCGGGCGGCTTTGGAGGAGGAGTGGGCTTTGGTGGACCTGGCTTTGGACCTGGCTTTGGACCTGGCTTTGGACCTGGCAGACCTGGGCAGCCTGGAGGCATCCAGCCCGTTCACGTTGACCCAAGCCTCCTGCAGCCGGTCAATGTGGAGATTGACCCCCATATCCAGCAAGTGAAAACTCAAGAGAAGGAGCAGATCAAGGTCCTCAACAACCAGTTTGCAGTATTCATCGACAAG GTCCGGTTCTTGGAACAACAAAATAAAGTTCTGGTCACCAAGTGGGAACTCTTACAACAGCAAGGCGGAACAATTATTAGGAAGGACTTATCGCCCTTGTTTGAGAATTTTATCCAAACCTTGAGGAGGAGACTAGATGGACTCCAAAATCAGAAGGGACAATTGCAGTCAGAACTGGAGAACATGCAGCAGTATGTCGAGGAGTACAAGCGCAA GTACGAAGACGAAATCAACAAGCGCACAGCTGCTGAGAATGAGTTTGTGGTGCTCAAGAAG GATGTGGATAATGCCTACATGGTTAAAGTAGAATTGGAAACAAGGGTGCAAGGTCTGACTGATGAAATCAACTTCTTGAGATTTGTATTTGAGGAG GAATTATCTCAGTTGCAGACGATAAGTCGTGACTTGTCAGTGGTTGTATCCATGGATAACAACAGACATCTAGATCTGGATGGCATCATTCAGGAAGTCCGAAATCAATATGAGATCATCGCTCAGAGAAGTAGAGCTGAGGCAGAGGCTTGGTACCAGTCCAGG TATGAAGAGCTGCAGAGCACAGCTGGAAGACACGGGGACAACTTGCGCAACACCAAGACAGAGATCCAAGAGCTAACGAGGAGTATCCAGAGAATGCGGGCTGAAATTGAAAGTGTGAAGAAGCAG ATCGCAAATCTGCAGTCTGCCATCGCCGAGGCAGAGGAGAAGGGTGAGTTGGCCCTCAAGGATGCTAGGACAAAACTGGATGAGCTTGAACATGCCCTGCAGAAAGACAAGGGGGATCTGGCTAACTTATTGAAAGAGTACCAGGATCTGCTGAATGTCAAACTTGCCCTGGATATTGAGATCGCCATGTACAGGAAACTGCTGGAAGGAGAGGAGTCCAG GATAGCCGGAGGTGGCCATGTGAATGTCT CTGTCATTGGTGGAGGTGGAAGTGGAGGAGTCATCGGGGGTGGATTTGGCGGCGGAAGCGGAGGTGGCATCTGTGGTGGTGGATTCGGCGGTGGAAGCATAGGATTCGGCGGTGGAAGTGGAGGATTCGGCGGCGGAAGCGGAGGAGGGATCTGTGGCGGTGGATTCGGTGGAGGCGGAGGATTCAGTGGCGGAAGCGGAGTCGTCGTCTGTGGTGGTGGATACGGCGGCAGAACCGTTGGAGGTGGTGGCTTCTCTTCTGGAAGTGGAAGAGGCTATGGAGGTGGCGGCAGCGGCATCTGCTCCAGCGGCGGTTCCTCGGTCGTACGGCGATGCACCACGTCTTTCTCCACCAAATCCGGTTCAGGAGGGTACTGA